The Vicia villosa cultivar HV-30 ecotype Madison, WI linkage group LG1, Vvil1.0, whole genome shotgun sequence genome includes a region encoding these proteins:
- the LOC131643697 gene encoding LRR receptor-like serine/threonine-protein kinase GSO1 — protein MNINMNMVRYEYTTTFLLLFLFCPMVLSLLSQNQTQTMNNLSNLVSNPDWNTNKHPNPCTWKGVTCDHSNSSVIKIVLSGSSLSSQSLPVFCKIETLQHLDVSNNHLNSIPDGFISACGKIESLKLLNFSGNVLSGVLPTFHGFGGLETLDMSFNKLKGSIGLQLDGMVSLKSLNLSSNRFTENIPTNLGRSMVLEELVLSNNFFQGTIPEQILSYKNLTVIDFKANRLSGSIPLNIENLSKLEVLSLSSNRLVGKIPTTIVNITTLVRFAANLNQFTGSVPPGITKFLNSLDLSYNNLSESIPEGLLSPPQLVLVDLSNNKLQGPVPANISPSLVRLRLGGNSLTGEVPLITCNEAGHNLTYMELDNNHLTGLIPSELGSCKKLALLNLAENQLTGALPPELGNLNSLQVLQLQMNKLNGTIPIQISQLQKLSTLNLSRNSLDGPIPSEITANLTLLYLQGNNLNGSIPPSIGNLVKLLELQLGENQLSGDIPKMPLSLQISLNLSSNHFSGNIPTSFSDLVNLEVLDLSNNNFSGEIPVSLTKMAALTQLQLSNNRLSGDLPSFASYVNVDTRGTSVKNISKVPDKIFPTEKKSGKSVVAAILIAIAAAIFVVGVVTLLVVLISRHYCRGNNERVQASEGENFDLQIIQSNLLTTNGIHRSNIDFSKTMEAVAETSNVTLKTKFSTYYKALMPSGSIYFAKKLNWCDKIFPVSSLDRFGKELEGLAKLNNSNVMVPLGYIVSTNNAYVLYEFQSNGSLFDVLHGSMENSLDWASRYSIAVGVAQGLSFLHGCASGPILLLDLSSKSIMLKSLKEPLVGDIEHYKVIDPSKSTGSFSAVAGSVGYIPPEYAYTMRVTTAGNVYSFGVILLELLTGKSAVTEGTELVKWVSRNSRNQDYFLDSNVSRTSQAVRNQMLAILEIALVCVSTSTDARPKMKTVLRMLLNAR, from the exons ATGAACATCAACATGAACATGGTCAGGTATGAATACACAACAACTTTCCTATTATTGTTTTTGTTCTGTCCTATGGTTCTCTCTTTGTTGTCTCAAAACCAAACACAAACCATGAACAATCTCTCCAATCTTGTTAGCAACCCTGATTGGAATACCAACAAGCACCCCAATCCATGTACATGGAAAGGGGTGACTTGTGACCATTCCAATTCATCTGTCATAAAAATTGTTCTGTCGGGCTCTTCTCTCTCTTCACAATCTCTTCCTGTTTTTTGCAAAATTGAAACTTTGCAGCACCTTGATGTTTCTAATAACCATCTGAACTCTATCCCAGATGGGTTTATTTCCGCTTGTGGAAAAATTGAGAGTTTAAAGCTTTTGAATTTTAGTGGAAATGTGTTGAGTGGCGTTTTGCCTACTTTTCATGGTTTTGGTGGATTGGAGACACTTGATATGTCTTTCAATAAGTTGAAAGGAAGCATAGGTTTGCAGTTAGATGGAATGGTTAGTCTCAAGTCTCTTAATCTCAGTAGCAATCGGTTCACTGAGAACATTCCAACTAACCTTGGAAGGTCTATGGTTTTGGAGGAGCTTGTgctttcaaacaatttttttcaaGGAACAATCCCTGAACAAATTTTgagctataaaaatttgactgTGATTGATTTTAAGGCAAATAGGCTTTCTGGGTCTATTCCTTTAAATATTGAAAATCTTTCCAAATTGGAAGTTTTGAGTCTTTCCTCTAATAGACTAGTTGGCAAAATCCCAACGACAATTGTGAACATAACAACTCTTGTAAGATTTGCAGCTAATCTAAATCAGTTTACTGGTTCTGTTCCTCCTGGAATTACAAAATTTCTAAATAGTTTGGATCTTAGTTACAATAATTTATCCGAGTCTATTCCAGAAGGCCTTTTATCTCCACCGCAACTAGTGCTTGTAGATTTGTCCAATAACAAGTTACAAGGGCCTGTACCTGCAAATATTTCACCTAGTTTAGTCAGGTTAAGATTAGGGGGAAATTCTCTGACAGGAGAGGTTCCTTTGATCACATGCAATGAAGCCGGACACAATTTGACTTACATGGAGCTGGATAATAACCACTTGACAGGTTTGATACCTTCTGAATTAGGTTCTTGTAAGAAATTGGCCTTGTTGAATTTGGCTGAGAATCAGTTAACTGGTGCATTGCCACCGGAACTTGGAAATCTTAACAGTCTTCAAGTCTTGCAGCTTCAAATGAACAAGCTTAATGGTACTATTCCGATTCAAATTTCTCAATTGCAAAAGTTGTCTACCTTGAATTTGAGCCGGAATTCTCTGGATGGACCGATTCCGTCTGAGATAACAGCAAACCTCACATTGCTTTACTTGCAAGGTAACAATCTTAACGGGTCTATACCTCCGTCCATTGGAAACTTGGTCAAACTTTTAGAACTTCAGCTTGGAGAAAACCAGCTAAGTGGTGATATTCCAAAAATGCCTCTGAGTTTGCAGATTTCGTTGAATCTCAGCAGCAATCACTTTAGTGGAAATATTCCTACAAGTTTCAGCGATTTGGTTAACCTGGAAGTTTTGGATCTATCAAACAACAATTTCTCTGGTGAAATTCCTGTGTCTCTAACCAAAATGGCAGCATTGACACAGTTGCAGCTTTCAAATAACCGTCTATCAGGAGACCTTCCATCATTTGCTTCATACGTTAATGTTGATACAAGAGGAACCAGTGTCAAGAACATTAGTAAAGTTCCAGATAAAATCTTTCCGACAGAAAAAAAGAGTGGGAAATCTGTTGTTGCCGCTATTCTTATTGCAATTGCTGCTGCTATTTTTGTGGTTGGTGTGGTCACTCTGCTGGTTGTATTGATTTCAAGACACTATTGTAGGGGTAACAACGAGCGTGTACAGGCAAGTGAAGGTGAAAATTTCGACCTTCAGATCATCCAGAGTAATTTGTTAACTACAAACGGGATCCATAGATCAAACATTGACTTCTCCAAGACCATGGAAGCTGTTGCCGAAACATCAAATGTAACTCTGaaaaccaagttttcaacttACTATAAGGCCCTTATGCCATCTGGATCGATCTATTTCGCCAAGAAGCTGAACTGGTGTGACAAAATCTTCCCTGTGAGTAGCCTTGATAGATTTGGGAAAGAGCTAGAAGGATTGGCAAAATTGAACAATTCAAATGTGATGGTTCCTCTAGGTTATATCGTGTCCACTAACAATGCTTATGTACTATACGAGTTTCAGTCGAACGGATCTCTCTTTGATGTGCTTCATGGAAGCATGGAAAACTCTTTAGATTGGGCTAGCAGATACAGTATAGCTGTTGGTGTGGCTCAAGGTCTCTCCTTTCTTCATGGATGTGCCTCTGGTCCAATACTTCTCCTTGATTTGTCAAGTAAAAGTATTATGCTGAAATCACTCAAGGAGCCTCTAGTCGGCGATATTGAACACTACAAGGTGATTGATCCTTCAAAAAGTACTGGGAGTTTTTCTGCAGTTGCTGGTTCTGTTGGCTACATTCCTCCAG AGTATGCGTACACGATGAGAGTAACAACGGCAGGGAACGTGTATAGCTTTGGGGTCATTCTACTGGAATTGCTGACAGGAAAATCTGCAGTGACTGAGGGGACTGAATTGGTGAAGTGGGTTTCGCGTAACTCAAGAAATCAAGATTACTTTCTTGATTCAAATGTTAGTAGAACATCACAGGCTGTTAGAAACCAAATGCTTGCAATTCTGGAGATTGCTCTTGTTTGTGTAAGCACATCAACTGATGCAAGACCAAAGATGAAGACTGTGCTAAGAATGTTGCTGAATGCCAGATAA